TTCTGGTTGATCATCAAGGCTGTTGAACAGTGTACTGTTAAGAACATTGAATAGACGCAAAGAGCGGACCATTCGTATGCCTAATCAGTAAGCTCTGTTGCAACCCCTCGATAAAGTCAACGATAAAAGGGAGTTAAGAATTATGGCCCTGTTTGATATTCATTAACTCTTAACGTTGAATGTTGTGCTTTTTCTACATTGAAATCTGGAATGATGTAAAAAGACATCGCGACAGGTTCGACAAATAAAACAAAAGGCTTTGTGAAGTGTTCAGCTCTGAGGCAATATCTACCCTTTACTACGGACTCCAGGTAGTGAATGTTGGATTTTGGCAACGATCATCTTATTTTTCAGACGACGTTTGAGCGGAGAAAATCTAACAGCCGGATAAGAATTACTGTACAGCCCTGAATTTACTGGCGTACAGGAACTGAAGACGCGACGTTCTTCAAGCTGTGAAACGGGCGCAGGCAACGGGAAAGTCGACCGGGCTTCCGGATGAAAGAATTAGACCTTCGTTACTTCGCAGATTATTTTTTACTGCGGGCCCGCGGATCGAAATTGCGAATGGAATCGGGCACCTGGGTCTGCATCTCCTCATAGAGTTTCTGCAGACGCGCCACGACTTCGGGATGATCCTTCGCCACGTTATGCTGCTCAGCGGGATCCTTTTCAAGATTGAAGAGCATCATCGGTACCGGCTGATCGCCCGTGAGCAATCCGGGTGGTTGGTTCGGCATAGCCTGTTCATAAGGAGCAATGATCGTCACACCATCGGGCCCGCGCGGGTCAATCCAGTCCTTTCCCCGGTTCGCCAGCAACTGTCGGGGGGACGGTTTAATGTGAAGCTTCCAGGGCCCGCTTCGTACCGTAAACAGGGAATTGCCTTTCATGGAGAAGAGCGCCTCATGCGGAGTCGACGCCTGCTCCGTCAGTACGGGAAACAGATCCTTACCATCAATCACCCGGTCAGCAGGCACCTTGATTCCCGCCTGCTTCAGGATCGTCGGGAACACATCGATCGAACCACAGACAGTATCGATCACCTGGCGGGGAGGAATTTTCCCAGGCCAGCGGGCGATCATCGGCACACGCAGCCCGCCTTCCCAACTGGTCGATTTCATTCCCGACAGACCAGCCGTATTCCCACCAAACCAGGGCCCGTTGTCAGAGGCAAAGATTACCAGCGTATTTTCATCGAGATTGAGGTCCTTCAATGTTTTCAGAATCTCTCCCACGCTCCAGTCGAGCTCAGCGATCACATCACCATACAGACCGTTTCCACTTTTCTTGTAGAACGCTTCCGAAGCAGCCAGCGGCTTATGAGGCATCGCATGCGGCAGATACAGGAAGAAGGGCTTCTGCTGATTTTCCTTGATGAACTCAATGGCCCGTTCGGTATAACGCTGCGTTAGATTCGCCTGAATGACCGGGTACTCGATGACCTGCTCCCCCTTAATCAGATTCACGGGACGCATGTCGTTGGAATACAGAATCCCCAGGTAATCATCGAAACCGTGTCGCGTGGGGTAGAACCGGGGATTGTGGCCCAGGTGCCATTTCCCGACACACAAAGTCGAGTACCCCTGCTCTTTCAACAATTCGCTGAGCAGAACTTCGCTATCCGCGATCCCCACCCCCGTATTGAACTGCTTCCCATCCGGAGCCGGGTTAAACCAGACGCCGTGCCGCCAGGGGTAACGCCCCGTCAACAGCGTCGCGCGGGAGGGAGCACAATAAGGCACCGGAACATTGAACTGCGTCAACCGCGCCCCTTCCGCGGCCATCTGGTTCAGATGCGGCGTTTTGAACCTGGGATGCCCGTAGCATTCCAGATCCCCATAGCCCAGATCGTCTGCGAATATAATGACAAAGTTGGGGCTGGCCTGCTTCGCCTCTTTCGCCTGCAGGGATTCGATCGATCCAATACAGAAAGCAACGAGACAACAAAAGATCCTGAGAGCGCTGTTCACAGTACGGTCCTGTCTGTCCGGGGATTGATTTTCTATTTAAGCCTCCGCTGATTTGATTCCTCAACGGAAGCTGACTTTCCAGCATACCAGAGAGCGTAACCCAAAGCAAATTTTAGCGTTAAGGCAGCCGGTCCCGTGGCTTTCCAGAACACGATCCAGTCTGGTTCCGGCCGAGATTCGCCTTGAGCCATCCTCGTGAATCAAGTATTTTTCCCTATTCATTTTACCACCGTCCGGTTGGATTGTTTCAAACTGCAAGGATGCACGATGAAAGCCCCCCATCTCCTGATGTCGCTGGCCCTGGCCGGCTTGATGCTGACAGGCTGTGACAGCGCCAAAGATTCCATGCCTGAACCAGATGCAGGCAAACCCCCGCGCGTGACGCAGGACGAATCTCCCATGCCTGAAGAAGCAGCGCCAGACTCTACCTCAGACTCGGAGCGTGAGGAGAAAGAAAAACACGAGACCATCCGCGTCTTTTATGGCACCGACCGCAACCTCACCGGTTCCCCCAAACCCAAAGAGTTCTTCGGCACGAAACGGTCCACGCTCTCCCTCGGCTTCTGTGATGTCAGTATCCCTGAAGACCATCAGCCCGGCGAACTGGAATCCCCCAGCATCTGGAAGCTGGAGTTCCGTGAGAACCCGGATAAGCATGTGGTACTGAAATCGGTCGAGCCAGCTTCCGGTTCGCATTTCCTGACCGAACTCCGTAAGACCATCGAAGATTCCGTCGAAACGAAAGAAACCGCCTCAGGCGTTCTGCAACGGGGTGGAGAAGCGTTTATTTTCATCCATGGCTTCAACAACTCCTTTGAAGACGCAGCCCGGCGGACCGCACAGATCGCCTACGACCTGAAATTCAAAGGGGCACCGCTGATGTATAGCTGGCCTTCGCAGGGCAGCGGTTCGATCTGGGCCTACAAGGAAGATGGACGAACCGCTCAATGGTGCGAAGAAAACGTCACCCTGTTCGTCGAAGCCATCGCCCGCGAGTCCGGGGCTCGCAAGATTCATCTCATCGCACACAGCATGGGCAACCGGGTTCTCTCGCGTGCACTCAAAAACATTTCTCAAAAGCTGACACTGGCGCGACAGGAGAAACCTCTGTTTAATGAGGTCATACTCACAGCCCCTGACATCGACGCCCAGGTCTTTAAAGATTCCATCGCCCCTCACATCGTGCAGACAGCCGACCGATTCACCATCTACTCTTCCTCGGAAGACCTCGCGCTCAAAGCCTCGCGGGTAGTGAATTCGCTCTGGCATCAAAGGCTGGGAGAGGGGGGCTCCTACCTCACGGTCTTCCCCAAATTCAAGAAGATCAACGTAGTGGATGCATCCGACATCGATACGAACCTGTTCGCCCTGGGACACTCTTACCACGCAGACAGCGTCACCGTCCTCTCCGATGTCAGACTGGTCTTCGAAGGCATCCCGGTCCAGCGCCGCAACCTGCGCTCCCTGCTGCAGGATCTGGCCTGGAAGTTCAACAGCGGTGGCGGCAGTCTGCTGGGACGGGCGGTTCGCGGCACTTTCCGTTGAACAGGCAAATGTCATCAACAGCAGGCGTAAAAAAAGAGCACACCAAAGTGTGCTCTTTCTATTTTGAACTGTCAAAGCAGATCAATCTTGGCAACCTAGCCCAGCGGGAACGGTTCTGGTTCCAGCAGGAAAGGGAAGACCCGAATCGGTTCGCCCATGGTCAGATCATCGGGATACTTCAACTGAGCAGCCCGGTCTGCGGCGAACTGCAAGCGAGTCAGTTCCAGTCCACAGTAATGATCGGCGTTTGACTCTGCGGCCACGTCTGCAAATACTTCACCAGCGGAAGCAGCATGACGACGCACACCATGAATACTGCCTTCGCGAACTTTGATACCCGCAGCGGACAGCTTGACCAGTCCCTTCAGGAATCGGCCTGGAATCGAATCCGGACCACAGACGCGTAACAGACGCTCCCATTCATCATGGGCTTCCCAGTAGTAGCCCAGGTTGAAGAAGTCGATCGCGTTCAGATAGTTCCGGTGCTCCATCCAGTTTTCCTGCGTGAGCGCCTTGGGAGGCTTCGGCTTATTACCGTAGCTGTGGCCCTTGGGATCACGATAGGGATGCGGCAAACTCTTGCCAGGCACAAACGTATATTCAGGCAGTCGGGATGATGGCAGTAAACGTACAACTTCAGCAACAGGATAAACCATCCTCTAAAATCTCCAAATTCTCTTCTAATTAGCTAAAAACAACAAAACTCTGATCTGTCTCATTCTTTGACAGATGTGCCTGGGTGGCACGGGAGGCTCTAAAATGTGTCAGGAAATCAGATTTGATATCTGAACCTAACTTATTTATTCATAATAATTTCCGCACAGATAGCGCAAATTGAAATTACTCGGGCTCCGCCCCTCATCCAAATGGGCTCGCTTGTTGTCGGCTCACAGTCAGCAATCAATGCAGCAGAGAGCAAAGGGGTAGGAAACTGAAAAAATAAGCTGAATCCGCTTATTTTCAAGCTTTAACTCACCCATCATATACAAGCTTTATTGAACTTAAAGACCAGATTTTGCAATTTGCGCCAATTTGAGAAATTTCACCGTAGCAGGTTCCAGTCAGTCAATCCAACTCATTTTCAGATCAGTTCCCGCTCTCGCGCCACACAAAAACATTTCACATAAGTAACTACAATAAATTAACTTACAATCGCACCCAGCCATGTCACATTCGATCACCAGAGCAGCCCCGCTAACCCCTCGTGAAATTCTCAACACAGGGAAACAACTCCCCACTTCTGATAAATGAGATCATCCCTCCCCCCTCATTTGACACCTGACCATTCCTGCCCCCACCACTGTTTAAACTGAACTTGATCCGCTCTCCCCCAATCATAAATTATCTCAATTGTGCTTCGCGCGCGAGGCGGACGAAATGAGCACTGGAATCTGCGTGACCAGTCATCCAGATGCACCTGAATCGCCGTCGATTTTTCCACCTTTTCACTGGAACCTCCTGCACTACTTCTCGATGTCTCCTAAGATTTCAAATCATTTCGGAGCACATTCAGAGCATTTCACAGTTCACTCACAAGAAACTCAGGAACTCTCACAGGGAATTCAAAGCACAAGCTCCCCTTGACCCCCGCGCGCCGTTCCACACAATCTCACCATCGTTCAACACAAGTAAGACGAATGAGCCGCAGGGCATCAGCCCCGCCTGGAACGGTCATAGGAATCCATTGTACCCGACCGTCGCGCGCACAGAGAGATGAATACAATGAAGCTGATAACATGCGCAGTGCAGATTCGTCCCGCTCGAACGGATCACACAAGTGTCGGCGGGGCACGGCAGGAACTGCCGCTGTTCGCGAGCAAACTAGTTACCCGATTTCTCAGCCTCTTTCTGACGCGCTTCCTCAGCCCGAATTTTCCGCGCCGAGATACTGCGAAACTCCCAGGGCAGCTTCGCGTTTTCCGGCAGCGAATCCAGCACCGCCTGCAGTTCCGCGTGCGACGTTCCAGTCGCCCGATCACTTTTCACGCGTTCGGTTCCCGACAGATCGTGCTGCTCGAGCGGGTCCTCCGACAGATCATAAAACTCGCCGGTGGAATACAGCTTGAACCGCTGATCACGGACCACCCGCTGTTTGTAATACTGGGTCAGACACCACGGACGCCAGGGCTCCTCACGGGGCTGATCCAGAATCTGCGGTGCAAACGACCTGCCGTCAATCGTCACTCCCGATGGCAGCGGTGCATCGGCCAGATCAGCCAGCGTCGGCAGAAAATCAGCCGCATCAATCAGGTCATCGCTGACCCGTTCTCTACCCACCAGCTTCGGACAATTGATAATCAGCGGCATGTTAATGCCCTGCTCTTTCAGCGAGTAGATCCCCTCTCCCGAAACACGACCGTTGATCCGGCCTCCCAGGCTCTGTTCTGCATTCTGGTCGGTCCCGTTATCAGTCCCGTTATCGGGCACAATAAACAGAATCGTATTGTCGCGGATGCCCAGTTCATCCAGCGTCTCAACGAGCCGCCCGATCAGGTGATCGGAATAATTCAGCATGCCCGCAAACTGCTCGCGCGGCGTCAGGTCTTCTCCCAGATTATGCGGCGTATGCACCACGGGTATGTGAGTCAGAATCGTAGAGTAATAAGCACAGAACGGCTTGTCCCGATGCGTTTTCATATACTCAATCAGATAGTCCGTGAAAATATCCGGACCGAATTTCCCTTTTGTATCCAGCCGCTTCCCGTTCTGAATCACATAGGGGTCCCAGTAGCGTTTCTTATGAGCCGGATGACCTTTTTTCCCTTCCGGAAAAATACAGTACTCCTGAAACCCATGCTCGATCAAGGCGTCTTTCTGTGCGGGATCGAACAGATCATTGATCTGCCACTTCCCGGAGATACACGTGTTATAGCCTGCGTCACGCAGAATCCGGGCGAAGCAGATTTCCCGGTTCCAGTCAAAGTAGCCGCCTCCGTAAA
This genomic interval from Gimesia chilikensis contains the following:
- a CDS encoding sulfatase-like hydrolase/transferase, with translation MNSALRIFCCLVAFCIGSIESLQAKEAKQASPNFVIIFADDLGYGDLECYGHPRFKTPHLNQMAAEGARLTQFNVPVPYCAPSRATLLTGRYPWRHGVWFNPAPDGKQFNTGVGIADSEVLLSELLKEQGYSTLCVGKWHLGHNPRFYPTRHGFDDYLGILYSNDMRPVNLIKGEQVIEYPVIQANLTQRYTERAIEFIKENQQKPFFLYLPHAMPHKPLAASEAFYKKSGNGLYGDVIAELDWSVGEILKTLKDLNLDENTLVIFASDNGPWFGGNTAGLSGMKSTSWEGGLRVPMIARWPGKIPPRQVIDTVCGSIDVFPTILKQAGIKVPADRVIDGKDLFPVLTEQASTPHEALFSMKGNSLFTVRSGPWKLHIKPSPRQLLANRGKDWIDPRGPDGVTIIAPYEQAMPNQPPGLLTGDQPVPMMLFNLEKDPAEQHNVAKDHPEVVARLQKLYEEMQTQVPDSIRNFDPRARSKK
- a CDS encoding alpha/beta hydrolase, which gives rise to MKAPHLLMSLALAGLMLTGCDSAKDSMPEPDAGKPPRVTQDESPMPEEAAPDSTSDSEREEKEKHETIRVFYGTDRNLTGSPKPKEFFGTKRSTLSLGFCDVSIPEDHQPGELESPSIWKLEFRENPDKHVVLKSVEPASGSHFLTELRKTIEDSVETKETASGVLQRGGEAFIFIHGFNNSFEDAARRTAQIAYDLKFKGAPLMYSWPSQGSGSIWAYKEDGRTAQWCEENVTLFVEAIARESGARKIHLIAHSMGNRVLSRALKNISQKLTLARQEKPLFNEVILTAPDIDAQVFKDSIAPHIVQTADRFTIYSSSEDLALKASRVVNSLWHQRLGEGGSYLTVFPKFKKINVVDASDIDTNLFALGHSYHADSVTVLSDVRLVFEGIPVQRRNLRSLLQDLAWKFNSGGGSLLGRAVRGTFR
- a CDS encoding DUF309 domain-containing protein, translating into MVYPVAEVVRLLPSSRLPEYTFVPGKSLPHPYRDPKGHSYGNKPKPPKALTQENWMEHRNYLNAIDFFNLGYYWEAHDEWERLLRVCGPDSIPGRFLKGLVKLSAAGIKVREGSIHGVRRHAASAGEVFADVAAESNADHYCGLELTRLQFAADRAAQLKYPDDLTMGEPIRVFPFLLEPEPFPLG
- a CDS encoding sulfatase-like hydrolase/transferase; the encoded protein is MKRLCVNVCLICCMVLCALPAQAAEQKQDQRPNIIFILLDNVGKDWFRCYGSSENQTPTIDHLAYNGLRFRNCYVTPVCSTTRHMLLTGRYPFRSGWHTHHDPAIYGGGYFDWNREICFARILRDAGYNTCISGKWQINDLFDPAQKDALIEHGFQEYCIFPEGKKGHPAHKKRYWDPYVIQNGKRLDTKGKFGPDIFTDYLIEYMKTHRDKPFCAYYSTILTHIPVVHTPHNLGEDLTPREQFAGMLNYSDHLIGRLVETLDELGIRDNTILFIVPDNGTDNGTDQNAEQSLGGRINGRVSGEGIYSLKEQGINMPLIINCPKLVGRERVSDDLIDAADFLPTLADLADAPLPSGVTIDGRSFAPQILDQPREEPWRPWCLTQYYKQRVVRDQRFKLYSTGEFYDLSEDPLEQHDLSGTERVKSDRATGTSHAELQAVLDSLPENAKLPWEFRSISARKIRAEEARQKEAEKSGN